One Streptomyces sp. NBC_01217 genomic region harbors:
- a CDS encoding MarR family winged helix-turn-helix transcriptional regulator, with protein sequence MTATDPALTALSQSWCALSLLHGKIEARIERALQTGHGLSVREYSLLDVLSRQHNGPGGHLQMKQVADAVVLSQSATTRLVTRLEDRGLLTRYLCDTDRRGIYTDVTDAGLALLSEARPTNDTALRAALDEAARNPELAPLVRAVEALKAPVPVA encoded by the coding sequence ATGACAGCGACAGACCCCGCACTGACCGCCCTCTCCCAGAGCTGGTGCGCGCTCTCCCTGCTCCACGGGAAGATCGAGGCCCGTATCGAGCGGGCGCTGCAGACCGGGCACGGGCTCAGCGTGCGGGAGTACTCCCTGCTCGATGTCCTGAGCCGGCAGCACAACGGCCCCGGCGGCCATCTCCAGATGAAGCAGGTCGCGGACGCCGTCGTGCTCAGCCAGAGCGCCACCACCCGCCTGGTCACCCGCCTTGAGGACCGCGGACTGCTGACCCGGTATCTCTGCGACACCGATCGCCGCGGCATCTACACCGATGTCACCGATGCCGGCCTCGCCCTGCTCTCCGAGGCCCGGCCGACCAATGACACCGCCCTGCGCGCCGCACTCGACGAAGCCGCCAGGAATCCCGAGCTGGCCCCGCTCGTCAGGGCGGTCGAAGCGCTGAAGGCCCCCGTACCGGTCGCATGA
- a CDS encoding LysR family transcriptional regulator produces MDLALLRTFVTVHRAGSFTRAAALLGLSQPAVTSQIRTLERQLGRPLFLRRARGVTPTTIGDELAHRAAPHLDALIEIAETELDEESGVRTLHLAGPPEFTSIRALPALTPLIAQGLALRSSFFTGADETLEGLAAGHQDLAIATARPRGGLLTATPLCDEEHVLIAAPRWAGRLGPGTLRHKGPAVLDQMPVVEVHESLPLVSRYWAAVFDSRPAAAGAVIAPDLRAVLECTAAGAGLTVLPRYLCEGALERGEVVALLDPPVPPLRTYFLAVRTGTLALPHIARAHEWLLRAAADW; encoded by the coding sequence ATGGACCTGGCCCTGCTGCGCACATTCGTCACGGTGCACCGGGCCGGTTCCTTCACCAGGGCCGCCGCCCTGCTCGGCCTCTCCCAGCCCGCGGTCACCTCGCAGATCCGCACCCTGGAGCGGCAACTGGGCCGCCCGCTCTTCCTGCGCAGGGCCCGCGGCGTGACCCCGACAACGATCGGCGACGAGCTCGCGCACCGGGCGGCGCCCCATCTGGACGCACTGATCGAGATCGCCGAGACCGAGCTCGACGAGGAGTCTGGCGTACGGACGCTGCACCTGGCCGGGCCGCCCGAGTTCACGTCGATACGCGCCCTGCCGGCGCTCACCCCTCTCATCGCCCAGGGCCTGGCTCTGCGCAGCTCGTTCTTCACCGGCGCCGATGAGACACTGGAGGGGCTGGCCGCCGGTCACCAAGATCTGGCCATTGCGACGGCCCGACCGCGCGGTGGACTGCTCACCGCGACTCCGCTCTGCGACGAGGAGCACGTACTGATCGCCGCGCCGCGCTGGGCCGGGCGCCTCGGGCCCGGGACCTTGCGGCACAAAGGACCCGCGGTGCTGGACCAGATGCCGGTCGTGGAGGTGCACGAGAGCCTGCCGCTCGTCTCCCGCTACTGGGCCGCCGTCTTCGACAGCCGGCCCGCCGCTGCGGGGGCCGTCATCGCGCCGGATCTCCGGGCGGTCCTGGAGTGCACGGCGGCGGGCGCCGGACTCACCGTACTGCCGCGTTATCTGTGCGAGGGAGCGCTGGAGCGGGGCGAGGTGGTGGCGCTCCTTGACCCTCCCGTGCCTCCGCTGCGCACCTACTTCCTGGCAGTACGGACCGGCACGCTCGCGCTGCCGCACATCGCGCGAGCGCACGAGTGGCTGCTGCGCGCCGCCGCCGACTGGTGA
- a CDS encoding winged helix DNA-binding domain-containing protein: protein MHRISDEQRRIRLGRRHLLAPSARTVSPVTVADAVVALHASDAATVFLSACARMSEASVAAVERALYEDVSLVRQLSMRNTLFVVSQELAPYVDASNARAVAAKERRTFLKHLANDGSGLDEHWLADTEQQTLAALTAHGPVTGSELSAAVAALRAKITVFPGKKYEGVQGVASRVIRILAAEGRIRRDRPRGSWTSSQFRWTSTAPWPSEEPAQAQAQLARRWLRSYGPATEADLKWWTGWGLGQVRKALAAVGAQEVLLDNGATGWVLPEDLGPDAAPEPWAALLPSLDPSAMGWADRGFHLPDGHREALFDRSGNIGPTVWWNGEIVGGWAQRADGEPVWRLLSDVGRDATAAIETEVSRLSQWVGRARITPRFRTPLERELTT, encoded by the coding sequence GTGCACCGCATCAGTGACGAACAACGCAGGATCAGACTCGGTCGGCGACATCTGCTGGCCCCGTCCGCACGGACCGTGTCCCCCGTGACCGTGGCCGACGCGGTCGTCGCTCTGCACGCCTCCGACGCCGCCACCGTCTTCCTCTCCGCGTGCGCCCGGATGTCCGAGGCAAGCGTCGCCGCAGTGGAACGGGCGCTCTACGAAGATGTCTCGCTGGTCCGGCAGCTCTCCATGCGCAACACCCTCTTCGTCGTATCGCAGGAACTCGCCCCGTACGTTGACGCATCGAACGCCCGGGCCGTGGCCGCCAAGGAACGCCGCACCTTCCTCAAGCACCTGGCGAACGACGGCAGTGGACTGGACGAGCACTGGCTCGCCGACACCGAACAGCAGACCCTTGCCGCCCTGACGGCCCACGGTCCCGTCACCGGCAGCGAACTCTCCGCCGCCGTGGCTGCCCTGCGCGCCAAGATCACGGTCTTCCCCGGCAAGAAGTACGAGGGAGTGCAGGGCGTCGCCTCCCGTGTCATCCGGATCCTGGCAGCCGAGGGCCGCATCCGCAGGGACCGGCCACGCGGTTCCTGGACCTCCAGCCAGTTCCGCTGGACCTCGACCGCGCCCTGGCCGTCCGAGGAACCCGCGCAGGCGCAGGCGCAACTGGCACGACGCTGGCTCCGCTCCTACGGTCCGGCGACCGAGGCCGATCTCAAGTGGTGGACGGGCTGGGGGCTGGGTCAGGTCCGCAAGGCACTGGCAGCGGTCGGAGCCCAGGAGGTCCTGCTCGACAACGGCGCCACGGGCTGGGTCCTGCCGGAGGACCTGGGACCGGATGCGGCCCCGGAACCCTGGGCCGCGCTGCTTCCGTCACTCGACCCCAGCGCGATGGGCTGGGCCGATCGCGGATTCCACCTTCCCGACGGCCATCGGGAGGCGCTCTTCGACCGGTCCGGCAACATCGGCCCGACCGTGTGGTGGAACGGCGAGATCGTGGGCGGCTGGGCACAGCGCGCCGATGGTGAGCCGGTCTGGCGGCTGCTCTCCGACGTCGGCCGGGATGCCACCGCCGCGATCGAGACGGAAGTATCCCGGCTGTCGCAATGGGTGGGCCGGGCTCGCATCACTCCACGCTTCCGTACCCCGCTGGAACGGGAGTTGACGACCTGA
- a CDS encoding GNAT family N-acetyltransferase, whose translation MPTPLPRPLAELPIRRLVLGDLVACADLCEDRGWPRDEHRWGLLLAAGTGYGIDDPGGKGLMAACVVTSYGPRLAAIGMLLVAERYARQGVARRLMRHSIDGAGDTPLSLYATAAGQPLYEQLGFAAVGRAQRVTGFFRPTGDGASAAVVRPATTVRPATAEDLQALVRLDSDVFGTDRTHVLARLPAYADHIRVAEDGGKLVGYAATWPSARTHVVGPLIAPDTATAQALVASLAEATDLPLRADIDARHEELLSWLKECGLQAGSVTTVMTYGTPDLPGDWTRRYAPLTVATG comes from the coding sequence ATGCCCACCCCATTGCCCCGTCCGCTCGCCGAATTGCCCATCCGGCGTCTCGTCCTGGGTGACCTGGTCGCCTGTGCCGATCTCTGCGAAGACCGCGGATGGCCACGCGATGAGCACAGGTGGGGTCTGCTCCTCGCCGCAGGAACCGGCTACGGCATCGACGATCCCGGGGGCAAGGGACTGATGGCCGCCTGTGTGGTGACCTCCTACGGCCCGCGACTGGCTGCCATCGGCATGCTGCTCGTCGCCGAGCGCTATGCGCGCCAGGGGGTCGCACGTCGCCTGATGCGCCATTCAATCGACGGGGCCGGAGACACGCCCCTCAGTCTGTATGCGACAGCTGCGGGGCAGCCGCTCTACGAACAGCTCGGTTTCGCGGCCGTGGGCCGTGCCCAGCGGGTCACCGGATTCTTCCGGCCGACCGGCGACGGGGCGTCCGCCGCGGTGGTCCGTCCGGCTACAACTGTCCGTCCGGCCACGGCGGAGGACCTGCAGGCCTTGGTCCGGCTGGACTCGGATGTCTTCGGCACCGACCGGACGCATGTGCTCGCCCGGCTGCCCGCGTACGCCGACCACATACGGGTCGCGGAGGACGGCGGAAAGCTCGTCGGATACGCGGCGACCTGGCCGAGCGCCCGCACACATGTGGTCGGCCCGCTGATCGCGCCCGACACCGCCACGGCGCAGGCGCTCGTCGCCTCGCTCGCGGAGGCGACGGATCTTCCCCTGCGCGCGGACATCGATGCGCGCCATGAGGAGCTGCTCAGTTGGCTCAAGGAGTGCGGTCTGCAGGCCGGCTCGGTGACCACTGTGATGACGTACGGGACCCCGGACCTGCCGGGCGACTGGACCCGTCGCTACGCTCCATTGACCGTAGCGACGGGCTGA
- a CDS encoding serine hydrolase domain-containing protein → MTSPSEQLLPGTQRALLHRIAVAQSEGRTPSLVAAVQRQGQTVWSGSRSCVDGHAPDADTQFRIGSITKTFTAVLVLRLRDEGLLDLEDPLEKHLPGTGVGGVTVHQLLGHSAGLGAESPAPWWERTPGTLRPELADVLGGQTRMHIPGRRHHYSNPGYTLLGALIEKVRGASWAEVLQREILEPLGMHRTSPQPLAPHAGGWAVHPWADVMLPEPVEDLGLMAPAGQLWSTTGDLLRFAVFLAEGDDRVLGAASVEQMREPSAPAESGDWESHYGLGLQLVRRDGRTLFGHTGSLPGFLAALWLSVEDDVAAVVFTNTTSGVLAGSVAADLVKIVAEAEPRIPEPWRPLPEADAELLALTGPWYWGTHANALRLTSDGGLQLGPLRGYGRGARFAAQPDGTWIGLNGYYAGETLRIVRNGDGSVNHLDLGSFVFTREPYDPAAAVPGGVDEGGWRGLEA, encoded by the coding sequence ATGACCTCCCCATCTGAACAGTTGCTCCCCGGTACGCAGCGCGCTCTGCTGCACCGCATCGCCGTCGCGCAGTCGGAGGGCCGGACACCCTCGCTCGTCGCCGCGGTACAGCGGCAGGGGCAGACCGTCTGGAGTGGCTCCCGCAGCTGCGTGGACGGCCATGCCCCCGACGCCGACACCCAGTTCAGGATCGGCTCGATCACCAAGACATTCACGGCGGTGCTGGTCCTTCGGCTGCGCGACGAGGGACTCCTGGACCTGGAGGACCCGCTGGAGAAGCATCTGCCCGGCACGGGCGTCGGCGGAGTCACGGTTCACCAACTCCTGGGCCACAGTGCGGGACTGGGAGCCGAGTCACCCGCACCCTGGTGGGAGAGGACCCCGGGCACCCTGCGGCCCGAGCTGGCCGATGTACTCGGCGGGCAGACGCGGATGCACATCCCGGGCCGTCGGCACCACTACTCGAACCCCGGCTACACACTGCTGGGCGCCCTGATCGAGAAGGTGCGCGGGGCGAGCTGGGCGGAGGTGCTCCAGCGCGAGATCCTGGAACCGCTGGGCATGCACCGTACGAGCCCCCAGCCGCTGGCACCGCACGCGGGTGGCTGGGCCGTGCACCCCTGGGCCGATGTCATGCTGCCCGAACCGGTCGAGGATCTCGGGCTGATGGCCCCGGCCGGCCAGCTCTGGTCCACGACCGGCGATCTCCTCCGCTTCGCGGTCTTTCTCGCAGAGGGGGACGACCGGGTGCTCGGCGCCGCCTCCGTGGAGCAGATGCGTGAACCGTCCGCGCCGGCCGAGTCCGGTGACTGGGAATCCCATTACGGCCTGGGTCTTCAGCTCGTACGGAGGGACGGCCGCACGCTCTTCGGGCACACGGGCTCGCTGCCCGGCTTCCTGGCCGCCCTGTGGCTCAGCGTCGAGGACGATGTGGCGGCCGTCGTGTTCACCAACACCACGTCGGGGGTGCTGGCCGGCAGCGTTGCCGCCGACCTCGTGAAGATTGTCGCCGAGGCCGAGCCCCGCATCCCGGAGCCCTGGCGCCCGCTGCCCGAGGCCGACGCGGAGCTGCTCGCGCTGACCGGGCCCTGGTACTGGGGCACACATGCCAACGCCCTGCGGCTGACCTCGGACGGCGGGCTGCAGCTTGGGCCTCTACGAGGCTACGGACGCGGCGCCCGGTTCGCCGCACAGCCCGACGGTACCTGGATCGGTCTCAACGGCTATTACGCGGGGGAGACGCTGCGGATCGTCCGGAACGGCGACGGCAGCGTGAACCATCTCGACCTGGGGTCGTTCGTCTTCACACGGGAGCCGTACGACCCCGCGGCGGCTGTTCCCGGCGGCGTGGACGAGGGCGGCTGGCGGGGCCTGGAAGCCTGA
- a CDS encoding phage holin family protein, with product MKNFVVKTIANAGALAVAIWLLQDITLSGGSTGRKVLTLIVVALLFGLINFVVKPIVQLLTLPLFILTLGLITLVVNALMLLLTSWLAGQFDLSFHVDGFWTAVLGGLIISIVSWALNVVLPDED from the coding sequence ATGAAGAATTTCGTAGTCAAGACGATCGCCAACGCGGGTGCCCTGGCCGTGGCCATCTGGCTGCTCCAGGACATCACGCTGAGTGGTGGCAGCACCGGTCGCAAGGTACTCACGCTGATCGTGGTCGCCCTGCTCTTCGGCCTGATCAACTTTGTGGTCAAGCCGATAGTGCAGTTGCTCACCCTGCCGCTCTTCATCCTCACGCTGGGGCTGATCACCCTGGTGGTCAACGCGCTCATGCTGCTGCTGACCTCCTGGCTGGCCGGTCAGTTCGACCTGAGCTTCCACGTCGACGGCTTCTGGACCGCGGTGCTCGGCGGTCTGATCATCTCGATCGTGTCGTGGGCGCTGAATGTGGTGCTGCCCGACGAGGACTGA
- a CDS encoding NUDIX hydrolase, translated as MTERPVVKRTARAILLDGNDLVLIKRTKPGVDPYWLTPGGGVEPEDATVVDALHREVDEELGAKITDVVPCFVDTVEHIEGGGVKGVKVQHFFVCRLESMDLSRRHGPEIEDPCGEYDVVRVPFSRMGIAAVHLVPLSLRHYLDGNIEGVRAMHAPDLG; from the coding sequence ATGACCGAACGTCCTGTGGTCAAGCGCACCGCACGCGCCATCCTCCTCGACGGCAACGACCTCGTCCTCATCAAGCGCACCAAGCCCGGGGTGGATCCGTACTGGCTCACCCCCGGTGGCGGGGTCGAGCCCGAGGACGCAACCGTCGTCGACGCCCTGCACCGCGAGGTGGACGAGGAACTCGGCGCCAAGATCACCGATGTGGTTCCCTGTTTCGTCGACACCGTGGAGCACATCGAGGGCGGTGGAGTGAAGGGCGTCAAAGTCCAGCACTTCTTCGTCTGCCGTCTTGAGTCGATGGACCTGTCCCGTCGCCACGGCCCCGAGATCGAGGACCCCTGCGGGGAGTACGACGTCGTACGGGTGCCGTTCAGCCGGATGGGGATCGCCGCCGTTCATCTCGTACCGCTGTCGCTGCGGCACTACCTGGACGGCAATATCGAGGGCGTACGGGCGATGCACGCGCCCGATCTGGGCTGA
- a CDS encoding cystathionine gamma-lyase — protein MSTMGDGTRAVRAGLPEPEQFEPTLPGPVFAAHFHLSGEPAGPYTYGRDTNPTWTHLERAIGELEAPGEPVETTVFASGMAAISAVLLSQARTGDVIVLPDDGYQALPLVREQLEAYGVEVRTAPTGGDAQLAVLDGAKLLWIESPSNPGLDVCDVRRLVGAAHAAGTLVAVDNTLATPLGQRPLELGADFSVASDTKGLTGHGDILLGHVTCRDPELAAGVRRWRKVVGAIPGPMEAWLAHRSLATLELRIDRQCATALTLAEALGKRQEVTGLRYPGLPTDPSYPNAVRQMRRFGSVVSFVLPDRERAERFLTELRLVDDATSFGGVRSTAERRARWGGDAVPEGFIRFSVGAENPDDLVADVERALDAAMSES, from the coding sequence ATGAGCACCATGGGTGACGGAACCCGGGCGGTACGGGCCGGGCTGCCCGAACCGGAGCAGTTCGAGCCCACCCTGCCCGGGCCGGTCTTCGCAGCGCACTTCCATCTCTCCGGTGAACCGGCCGGTCCGTACACCTACGGCCGGGACACCAATCCGACATGGACGCATCTGGAACGCGCCATCGGCGAGCTGGAGGCGCCGGGGGAGCCGGTCGAGACCACCGTCTTCGCCTCCGGAATGGCGGCGATCTCGGCCGTGCTGCTGTCCCAGGCGCGTACCGGCGATGTGATCGTGCTGCCCGACGACGGCTATCAGGCGCTGCCGCTGGTGCGTGAGCAGCTGGAGGCGTACGGCGTCGAGGTGCGGACCGCGCCGACCGGCGGCGATGCCCAGTTGGCGGTCCTCGACGGCGCCAAGCTGCTGTGGATCGAGAGCCCGTCCAATCCTGGGCTCGATGTCTGCGACGTGCGCCGACTCGTCGGGGCCGCACACGCGGCAGGCACGCTGGTGGCCGTCGACAACACCCTCGCCACACCGCTCGGCCAGCGCCCGCTGGAACTGGGGGCCGACTTCTCGGTGGCCAGCGACACCAAGGGCCTGACCGGACACGGAGACATTCTGCTCGGCCATGTGACCTGCCGCGATCCCGAACTGGCCGCGGGGGTACGGCGCTGGCGCAAGGTCGTCGGTGCGATTCCGGGGCCGATGGAGGCCTGGCTCGCGCACCGTTCGCTGGCCACGCTGGAGCTGCGGATCGACCGCCAGTGCGCCACCGCCCTGACCCTGGCCGAGGCACTGGGCAAGCGCCAGGAGGTGACCGGGCTGCGATACCCCGGCCTGCCCACCGACCCTTCGTATCCGAACGCCGTGCGCCAGATGCGGCGCTTCGGCTCCGTGGTGTCGTTCGTACTGCCCGACCGCGAGCGGGCCGAGCGCTTCCTGACCGAACTGCGGCTGGTCGACGACGCGACGAGCTTCGGCGGCGTGCGCTCCACCGCCGAGCGGCGGGCACGCTGGGGCGGTGACGCCGTACCCGAGGGCTTCATTCGCTTCTCGGTCGGCGCCGAGAACCCGGACGACCTGGTGGCCGACGTGGAGCGGGCACTGGACGCGGCGATGAGCGAGAGCTGA
- a CDS encoding DUF2269 domain-containing protein produces the protein MKPLKRSARRSLLVAHVSVSVSWLGLTIGLLTLGVTAFLTGDPATAHAATRAMKIFGDWLIVPVALFSLLSGLVLALGTPWGLARHRWVWTKFWLTLITAALSIFSLRPGINEAAMRGSVDIDLVVAPSVATATYLFITAISVLKPWGLTRRGQRLRTLAGAGKRVDERSPRRTA, from the coding sequence GTGAAACCACTCAAACGCTCCGCTCGCCGCAGCCTCCTCGTCGCACATGTCTCGGTATCCGTGAGCTGGCTGGGGCTGACCATCGGACTGCTGACGCTCGGAGTCACGGCCTTCCTCACCGGTGACCCCGCCACCGCACACGCCGCCACCCGCGCCATGAAGATCTTCGGAGACTGGCTGATCGTCCCGGTCGCTCTGTTCTCCCTGCTCAGCGGGCTCGTTCTGGCTCTCGGTACACCTTGGGGACTGGCCCGGCACCGGTGGGTCTGGACGAAGTTCTGGCTCACCCTGATCACCGCGGCACTGTCGATCTTCTCGTTGCGCCCCGGCATCAACGAGGCGGCAATGCGCGGCTCCGTCGATATCGACCTGGTGGTCGCTCCGTCGGTGGCGACGGCAACGTATCTGTTCATCACCGCGATATCGGTGCTGAAGCCCTGGGGGCTGACCCGGCGCGGCCAACGGCTGCGCACCCTGGCCGGAGCCGGTAAAAGAGTGGACGAGCGATCACCGCGTCGGACAGCCTGA
- a CDS encoding GNAT family N-acetyltransferase, with the protein MSDLEIRPAALTDIPAIVAMLADDPLGAQRESPDDLTPYGTAFRRLTKDPNQHLVVAVRAGRVVGTLQLTVVPGLSRRGSTRSVIEGVRVHAEERGSGLGTRLIEWAVDESRRHDCQLIQLTSDATRTDAHRFYERLGFTASHVGFKLTL; encoded by the coding sequence ATGAGCGATCTGGAGATACGCCCCGCGGCCCTCACCGACATTCCCGCGATCGTGGCCATGCTCGCCGACGATCCGCTGGGTGCACAGCGTGAGTCGCCGGACGACCTCACCCCGTACGGCACCGCATTCCGGCGGCTGACAAAAGACCCGAACCAGCACCTGGTCGTCGCCGTGCGTGCGGGCCGCGTCGTCGGAACCCTGCAGCTGACGGTCGTCCCCGGGCTCTCCCGACGCGGCTCGACCCGCTCGGTCATCGAGGGCGTCCGCGTCCATGCCGAGGAGCGCGGAAGCGGTCTCGGCACGCGGCTGATCGAATGGGCCGTGGATGAATCCCGGCGCCATGACTGCCAGTTGATCCAGTTGACGTCCGATGCAACCCGGACCGATGCCCATCGCTTCTACGAGCGGCTCGGTTTCACCGCCAGCCATGTGGGCTTCAAGCTCACGCTCTGA
- a CDS encoding MFS transporter, protein MPLALLALAIGAFGIGTTEFVIMGLLPEVAADFQVSIPTAGFLVTGYALGVVLGAPLMTVLGTRVTRKRMLMLLMGLFVVGNVVSAVAPVFGVMLAGRVIASLAHGAFFGIGSVVAADLVAPQKKAGAIAMMFTGLTVANVVGVPLGTYIGQSVGWRTTFFVVAALGVIGLLGVARLVPEQPRPEGVRLRHELAAFRNVQVLLAMAMTVLGFGGVFAAITYITPMMTEIAGYSASSVTWLLVLFGLGMVGGNLLGGKFADRHLMPMLYVSLGALAVVLSLFTLTAHNKIAAAVTIVLIGALGFATVPPLQKRVLDQASGAPTLASAVNIGAFNLGNALSAWLGGLVIAAGLGYTAPNWVGAVLAASALVLAVVSGVLERRTVTGGRLVAQHSPEPAATPAAQR, encoded by the coding sequence ATGCCGCTCGCGCTCCTCGCCCTCGCCATTGGGGCTTTCGGTATCGGAACCACCGAGTTCGTGATCATGGGGCTGCTCCCCGAGGTTGCCGCGGACTTCCAGGTGTCGATCCCGACCGCAGGATTCCTTGTCACGGGATACGCCCTCGGCGTCGTCCTCGGCGCTCCGCTGATGACGGTCCTCGGCACCCGGGTCACCCGCAAGCGCATGCTGATGCTGCTGATGGGGCTGTTCGTCGTGGGCAACGTCGTCTCCGCCGTCGCCCCGGTCTTCGGCGTGATGCTCGCCGGACGGGTGATCGCCTCACTCGCCCACGGTGCCTTCTTCGGCATCGGATCGGTCGTCGCGGCCGATCTGGTCGCCCCGCAGAAGAAGGCCGGAGCGATCGCCATGATGTTCACGGGCCTCACCGTCGCCAATGTCGTCGGCGTACCGCTGGGCACTTACATCGGACAGAGCGTCGGCTGGCGGACCACGTTCTTCGTCGTCGCCGCGCTCGGTGTCATCGGCCTTCTCGGCGTGGCCAGGCTCGTCCCCGAGCAGCCCCGGCCCGAGGGAGTACGGCTCCGCCACGAGCTGGCGGCGTTCCGCAATGTGCAGGTCCTGCTCGCCATGGCGATGACCGTGCTCGGCTTCGGCGGAGTCTTCGCCGCGATCACCTACATCACCCCGATGATGACCGAGATCGCCGGATACTCCGCGTCCTCCGTCACCTGGCTACTGGTCCTCTTCGGACTGGGCATGGTGGGCGGCAACCTGCTCGGCGGCAAGTTCGCCGACCGCCATCTGATGCCGATGCTGTACGTGTCGCTGGGCGCTCTCGCCGTGGTCCTGTCCCTGTTCACGCTGACCGCCCACAACAAGATCGCGGCAGCCGTCACCATCGTGCTGATCGGGGCACTGGGCTTCGCCACCGTGCCGCCGCTGCAGAAGCGGGTGCTCGACCAGGCATCCGGTGCTCCGACCCTCGCCTCCGCCGTCAACATCGGTGCCTTCAACCTCGGCAACGCGCTGTCGGCATGGCTCGGTGGCCTCGTCATCGCGGCCGGGCTTGGCTACACCGCGCCCAACTGGGTCGGCGCCGTTCTGGCCGCCTCCGCCCTGGTCCTCGCGGTGGTCTCCGGCGTTCTGGAACGTCGCACGGTCACCGGGGGCCGACTTGTCGCCCAGCACAGCCCCGAACCGGCCGCGACCCCTGCGGCCCAGCGCTGA
- a CDS encoding cupin domain-containing protein: protein MKAFRLDELEAERAANDGAYLQFLKERNMSVGLYALDAGELDPQLPHNQDEVYFIVSGRASITVGMETTQVGRGSVVYVPAGVAHKFHHITEDLRVMVVFSPPES from the coding sequence ATGAAGGCATTCAGGCTGGACGAACTGGAGGCGGAACGGGCCGCCAACGACGGCGCGTATCTGCAGTTCCTGAAGGAACGGAACATGTCCGTCGGCCTGTACGCACTGGACGCCGGCGAACTCGACCCGCAGCTGCCGCACAACCAGGACGAGGTCTACTTCATCGTCAGCGGCCGCGCCTCGATCACCGTCGGCATGGAAACCACGCAGGTGGGCAGGGGAAGCGTGGTGTACGTACCCGCCGGTGTGGCCCATAAGTTCCACCACATCACCGAGGACCTGCGGGTCATGGTGGTCTTCTCCCCGCCGGAGAGCTGA
- a CDS encoding GlcG/HbpS family heme-binding protein has translation MSTSTSTVAVAPLTTQDAEALIESARSAAEAAGVAVAVTILDAGGHLLAFRRDDRAVLIAGETSTRKAYTALQLNAPTADLVDAVQPGGLFHTLPTALDRPLLFIAGGVPVHRDGRLIGAIGVGGGAPDQDHGFATTAVKALA, from the coding sequence ATGAGCACCAGCACCAGCACCGTTGCCGTCGCCCCGCTGACCACCCAGGACGCCGAGGCGCTCATCGAGTCGGCCCGCAGTGCCGCTGAAGCCGCCGGTGTCGCCGTTGCCGTCACGATCCTCGACGCGGGCGGGCACCTGCTGGCCTTCCGGCGGGACGACCGGGCCGTCCTCATCGCCGGCGAGACCAGCACCCGCAAGGCGTACACAGCCCTTCAGCTCAACGCCCCCACCGCCGACCTCGTCGACGCGGTCCAGCCGGGCGGGCTCTTCCACACGCTGCCGACCGCCCTCGACCGACCGCTGCTCTTCATCGCCGGTGGTGTCCCGGTCCACCGCGACGGCCGGCTCATCGGCGCCATCGGCGTCGGCGGAGGCGCCCCCGACCAGGACCACGGCTTCGCGACGACCGCTGTGAAGGCTCTCGCCTGA
- a CDS encoding DUF5326 family protein — protein MREIFAGMPWWVKWIAVPVIAIVVFGGLIASVIGFVIGLLFKVLVFVILVGGLVFVVRKFMSSSSRGDW, from the coding sequence GTGCGGGAGATATTCGCGGGGATGCCCTGGTGGGTGAAGTGGATCGCGGTGCCGGTCATCGCGATCGTCGTGTTCGGCGGTCTGATCGCCAGCGTGATCGGGTTCGTGATCGGTCTGCTCTTCAAGGTTCTGGTCTTCGTGATCCTGGTCGGTGGACTCGTCTTCGTCGTACGGAAGTTCATGTCCTCCTCCTCGCGCGGCGACTGGTAG